Proteins from a genomic interval of Bombyx mori chromosome 8, ASM3026992v2:
- the LOC101747189 gene encoding CUE domain-containing protein 1 isoform X1, with protein sequence MASTMQLEFTQAMNDFKTMFPDMDDDVIEAVLRANQGAVDATIDQLLAMSTDNQNELLRLEMERVESNTPSKRKDRRNTRPADECDDDDTAALVNVEDESVPLAVRKRWIPRMLGPLPPMFLRIPPATDARIDLSLEMDDDRIATFLQNEEFMAELRWNQEFMAALDSEQGHKTKSHDDEAAFKERLKNMGKLSRKKFAQLSRMFTRGGSRRAGGAKAPSRGPPDSLLLQEEHSDDEDRLQHNKNK encoded by the exons ATGGCGTCCACTATGCAACTTGAATTTACTCAGGCGATGAACGACTTCAAAACGATGTTTCCTGATATGGACGATGATGTCATCGAGGCTGTTCTTCGGGCAAACCAAGGCGCCGTAGACGCCACCATTGACCAGCTTTTAGCAATGAGCACCGATAACCAAAACGAACTGCTAAGACTAGAAATGGAACGCGTCGAAAGCAATACACCGTCTAAACGCAAAGATCGACGGAACACTCGCCCGGCTGATGAGTGCGACGACGACGATACTGCGGCATTAGT AAACGTTGAGGACGAGTCAGTCCCTCTTGCAGTTCGCAAAAGATGGATTCCCCGAATGTTGGGTCCACTACCACCTATGTTTCTACGAATTCCACCAGCCACAGATGCTCGGATTGATCTTAGTTTGGAGATGGATGACGATCGAATCGCCACCTTCTTACAAAATGAAGAGTTTATGGCCGAATTGCGTTGGAACCAGGAATTCATGGCAGCTCTAGACAGCGAACAAGGACATAAAACTAAAAGTCATGACGATGAAGCCGCTTTCAAAGAAAGACTCAAGAATATGGGTAAAT TATCTAGAAAAAAATTCGCACAGTTATCACGAATGTTCACACGCGGTGGTTCACGCCGGGCAGGTGGCGCTAAAGCACCATCACGTGGGCCACCTGACAGCTTGCTTCTACAAGAGGAACACAGCGACGACGAGGACCGCCTAcaacacaacaaaaacaaatag
- the LOC692592 gene encoding lysosomal-associated transmembrane protein isoform X1: protein MLRFHPKLGSERGSEWLCCFCLHVRTGTIILGSWHLFLHLVALGVLAAIVRDPRLLDELDRESSPVSSWSNVGRTGDVLPTPLSNVETRPSPYSQHASHPSDHSLIYHDADVGAMVTVGTMALTLIMIYGAARGKPAYLLPFFCLQIFDFAITILTATGYLCYLRQIHALIAETRRVPFREELLRLPAPALAFVVISALIVAVIIKGYCISVVWRCYKYLTMRTAALQSLTPFVISSDGIVTSAPAPPYPQPATPDYSSLLPDYEEAVKQTPPPSYRAATLMAVADPEAAAVSESRPIEQQTGRPVASATIVVLPQEGAHARV, encoded by the exons ATGTTAAGATTCCATCCCAAGTTGGGAAGTGAACGTGGCAGTGAGTGGCTATGCTGCTTCTGCCTACATGTTCGGACTGGCACAATTATCCTGGGATCATGGCAcctg TTCCTGCACCTAGTGGCACTAGGAGTTTTAGCAGCGATTGTGCGTGATCCTCGATTGCTGGATGAACTGGACCGTGAGTCATCCCCAGTGAGTTCATGGAGCAATGTGGGGCGCACTGGAGATGTACTGCCCACACCACTGTCAAATGTGGAAACTCGTCCCAGCCCATACTCTCAACATGCTTCACATCCTAGTGACCACAGCCTAATATACc ATGATGCGGATGTGGGTGCGATGGTTACAGTGGGTACCATGGCTCTCACACTGATTATGATCTACGGCGCCGCTCGTGGGAAACCGGCTTATCTGCTGCCCTTCTTCTGTCTTCAGATCTTCGACTTTGCCATCACCAT TTTGACGGCAACTGGCTATCTGTGTTACTTGCGTCAAATCCATGCCTTGATTGCGGAGACCCGTCGCGTTCCCTTCCGCGAGGAGTTGCTGCGGCTGCCGGCGCCAGCTCTTGCCTTCGTCGTCATCTCTGCTTTGATCGTGGCCGTGATAATTAAA GGCTACTGCATTAGCGTTGTGTGGCGTTGCTACAAGTACCTGACGATGAGGACGGCGGCCCTGCAAAGCCTCACCCCGTTCGTAATCTCGAGCGACGGCATCGTGACCTCCGCCCCCGCGCCCCCCTACCCGCAGCCCGCGACGCCGGACTACTCGAGCCTGCTGCCGGACTACGAGGAGGCCGTGAAGCAAACCCCGCCGCCCTCGTACCGGGCCGCCACGCTGATGGCCGTAGCCGACCCGGAAGCTGCTGCTGTC TCCGAATCTCGTCCAATAGAGCAACAGACGGGCCGTCCCGTGGCCAGCGCCACCATCGTGGTGCTACCACAGGagggagcacacgctcgcgtctGA
- the LOC101747189 gene encoding CUE domain-containing protein 1 isoform X2 has protein sequence MASTMQLEFTQAMNDFKTMFPDMDDDVIEAVLRANQGAVDATIDQLLAMSTDNQNELLRLEMERVESNTPSKRKDRRNTRPADECDDDDTAALVNVEDESVPLAVRKRWIPRMLGPLPPMFLRIPPATDARIDLSLEMDDDRIATFLQNEEFMAELRWNQEFMAALDSEQGHKTKSHDDEAAFKERLKNMVSRKKFAQLSRMFTRGGSRRAGGAKAPSRGPPDSLLLQEEHSDDEDRLQHNKNK, from the exons ATGGCGTCCACTATGCAACTTGAATTTACTCAGGCGATGAACGACTTCAAAACGATGTTTCCTGATATGGACGATGATGTCATCGAGGCTGTTCTTCGGGCAAACCAAGGCGCCGTAGACGCCACCATTGACCAGCTTTTAGCAATGAGCACCGATAACCAAAACGAACTGCTAAGACTAGAAATGGAACGCGTCGAAAGCAATACACCGTCTAAACGCAAAGATCGACGGAACACTCGCCCGGCTGATGAGTGCGACGACGACGATACTGCGGCATTAGT AAACGTTGAGGACGAGTCAGTCCCTCTTGCAGTTCGCAAAAGATGGATTCCCCGAATGTTGGGTCCACTACCACCTATGTTTCTACGAATTCCACCAGCCACAGATGCTCGGATTGATCTTAGTTTGGAGATGGATGACGATCGAATCGCCACCTTCTTACAAAATGAAGAGTTTATGGCCGAATTGCGTTGGAACCAGGAATTCATGGCAGCTCTAGACAGCGAACAAGGACATAAAACTAAAAGTCATGACGATGAAGCCGCTTTCAAAGAAAGACTCAAGAATATGG TATCTAGAAAAAAATTCGCACAGTTATCACGAATGTTCACACGCGGTGGTTCACGCCGGGCAGGTGGCGCTAAAGCACCATCACGTGGGCCACCTGACAGCTTGCTTCTACAAGAGGAACACAGCGACGACGAGGACCGCCTAcaacacaacaaaaacaaatag
- the LOC692592 gene encoding lysosomal-associated transmembrane protein: MLRFHPKLGSERGSEWLCCFCLHVRTGTIILGSWHLFLHLVALGVLAAIVRDPRLLDELDRESSPVSSWSNVGRTGDVLPTPLSNVETRPSPYSQHASHPSDHSLIYLGTMALTLIMIYGAARGKPAYLLPFFCLQIFDFAITILTATGYLCYLRQIHALIAETRRVPFREELLRLPAPALAFVVISALIVAVIIKGYCISVVWRCYKYLTMRTAALQSLTPFVISSDGIVTSAPAPPYPQPATPDYSSLLPDYEEAVKQTPPPSYRAATLMAVADPEAAAVSESRPIEQQTGRPVASATIVVLPQEGAHARV, encoded by the exons ATGTTAAGATTCCATCCCAAGTTGGGAAGTGAACGTGGCAGTGAGTGGCTATGCTGCTTCTGCCTACATGTTCGGACTGGCACAATTATCCTGGGATCATGGCAcctg TTCCTGCACCTAGTGGCACTAGGAGTTTTAGCAGCGATTGTGCGTGATCCTCGATTGCTGGATGAACTGGACCGTGAGTCATCCCCAGTGAGTTCATGGAGCAATGTGGGGCGCACTGGAGATGTACTGCCCACACCACTGTCAAATGTGGAAACTCGTCCCAGCCCATACTCTCAACATGCTTCACATCCTAGTGACCACAGCCTAATATACc TGGGTACCATGGCTCTCACACTGATTATGATCTACGGCGCCGCTCGTGGGAAACCGGCTTATCTGCTGCCCTTCTTCTGTCTTCAGATCTTCGACTTTGCCATCACCAT TTTGACGGCAACTGGCTATCTGTGTTACTTGCGTCAAATCCATGCCTTGATTGCGGAGACCCGTCGCGTTCCCTTCCGCGAGGAGTTGCTGCGGCTGCCGGCGCCAGCTCTTGCCTTCGTCGTCATCTCTGCTTTGATCGTGGCCGTGATAATTAAA GGCTACTGCATTAGCGTTGTGTGGCGTTGCTACAAGTACCTGACGATGAGGACGGCGGCCCTGCAAAGCCTCACCCCGTTCGTAATCTCGAGCGACGGCATCGTGACCTCCGCCCCCGCGCCCCCCTACCCGCAGCCCGCGACGCCGGACTACTCGAGCCTGCTGCCGGACTACGAGGAGGCCGTGAAGCAAACCCCGCCGCCCTCGTACCGGGCCGCCACGCTGATGGCCGTAGCCGACCCGGAAGCTGCTGCTGTC TCCGAATCTCGTCCAATAGAGCAACAGACGGGCCGTCCCGTGGCCAGCGCCACCATCGTGGTGCTACCACAGGagggagcacacgctcgcgtctGA
- the LOC101742661 gene encoding ragulator complex protein LAMTOR4 homolog isoform X1: protein MNFIPFIRLSIFVIKQTWLYWLSFLCQSNCTKQTKKSRKLKWVVAIMDKIPDQIGYLVLTEDGAVLESGGELENDERIATIITDLITLSNEVDSVAFGPSENFKKISITFDDHWYIICLSNKKIYVVKRNIHTPLRESNEINV, encoded by the exons ATGAATTTCATTCCTTTTATTCGCTTGTCAATATTTGTCATCAAACAGACATGGCTGTATTGGCTATCTTTTCTTTGCCAATCCAAttgtacaaaacaaacaaagaaatccaGGAAATTGAAGTGGGTGgtgg CTATAATGGATAAAATTCCAGACCAAATCGGCTACCTGGTGTTGACAGAGGACGGTGCTGTCCTTGAATCTGGTGGAGAACTTGAGAACGACGAACGTATCGCAACTATAATAACTGATCTCATCACCCTATCTAATGA ggTTGATTCAGTTGCATTTGGACCAAGTGAGAATTTTAAGAAGATTTCGATAACGTTTGATGATCATTGGTATATTATCTGTCTATCTAATAAAAAGATTTATGTTGTAAAACGCAATATACATACTCCACTCAGAGaaagtaatgaaattaatgtgtag
- the LOC105841241 gene encoding protein RFT1 homolog: protein MARNILMSSLENASFNILIQILFRCITFIINAWVIRNVGHEILGIMNVRLLLLESTILFLSREPFNRACLGRTDGFGWSHLINQIWLSVPISSLLSIVFVYIWLNWLPLGNPEHAYQYTFGCWSVAFSCVLELCSANLALVAQHFCFIKLKIVLDTLHIFVRTLLFLSIIIYDRSLALIAFSIAQVGSIFVVVLSYYIFFYWYVKNKPLYAKGALKSQLIPDAVLHKLYENMDDFQFTSIQEFLPKYLGSISTTFNKKLSTLTFSFAKQGFVKQLLTEGEKYVMSMSPVMTFSEQATYDVVNNLGSLAARFVFRPIEDSSYFYFTQMVSRDLPLHKQDQNKIQESCAVLSNVCKTVSSIGLIVLVFGQSYSHTLLLLYGGEAFVAGGLPVQLLRSHCLAIVLLAINGVTECYSFATMTSSQLNSYNYLMVIFSVSFLVLSYCLTYIFGPIGFIISNCINMFARIMHSIHFIRNKYKDTEYKPLNGLLVGKIFLSTLFIAGFVCKISEIRLFPSFILLHILVGGIMLLCVLIAWGYENRELVVKMHRKIMNKEEKLSVD from the coding sequence aTGGCACGAAATATTTTGATGAGTAGCCTTGAAAACGCgtctttcaatattttaatacaaatattattcaggtgtattacatttattattaacgcATGGGTGATCAGAAATGTTGGTCATGAAATATTGGGCATAATGAATGTTAGGCTACTCCTTTTAGAGAGTACTATATTATTCCTTAGTCGGGAACCATTTAACAGAGCTTGTTTAGGAAGGACTGATGGTTTTGGATGGAGTCATCTTATCAATCAAATTTGGCTATCAGTCCCCATTAGTTCACTATTGTCCattgtatttgtatatatttggtTAAATTGGTTGCCTTTAGGTAATCCGGAACATGCATATCAGTATACCTTTGGTTGCTGGAGTGTTGCCTTTTCATGTGTTCTGGAACTTTGCTCTGCAAACTTAGCTCTTGTAGCtcaacatttttgttttattaaattgaaaattgttttggatacattacatatttttgtgagaacacttttgtttttatcaatCATAATTTATGATAGATCATTGGCACTTATTGCCTTTTCAATAGCTCAAGTAGGAAGTATATTTGTTGTTGTTCTGTCatattacattttcttttactgGTATGTTAAAAATAAGCCTTTGTATGCAAAGGGTGCACTTAAAAGTCAGTTAATTCCTGATGCAGTCTTGCATAAATTGTATGAGAATATGGATGATTTTCAATTTACATCTATTCAGGAGTTTCTACCTAAATATTTAGGTTCAATCAGTaccacatttaataaaaaattaagtacccTCACTTTCAGTTTTGCAAAGCAAGGATTTGTTAAACAGTTGTTAACAGAAGGTGAAAAATATGTTATGTCTATGAGTCCAGTTATGACCTTTTCAGAACAAGCAACTTATGATGTTGTCAATAATTTAGGTAGTTTAGCGGCTAGATTTGTGTTTAGGCCAATTGAAGATAGTAGCTATTTTTACTTCACACAAATGGTAAGTAGAGACTTGCCTCTTCATAAACAAGACCAAAACAAGATTCAGGAATCTTGTGCAGTTTTATCAAATGTATGTAAAACAGTGAGTTCCATCGGTTTGATAGTACTAGTATTTGGACAAAGTTATTCACATACATTATTGCTTTTGTATGGAGGAGAGGCGTTCGTTGCAGGTGGATTGCCTGTACAATTGCTGAGAAGTCATTGTTTGGCAATTGTTTTGTTAGCTATTAATGGAGTTACTGAATGCTATTCATTTGCCACAATGACTAGTAGCCAGTTAAATAGCTATAACTATTTAATGGTAATTTTCTCTGTAAGTTTCTTAGTTTTGTCATATTGTTTGACATATATTTTTGGTCCTATAGGATTCATCATTTCAAACTGTATAAATATGTTTGCTAGGATAATGCACAGTATTCATTTTATAAGGAACAAATATAAAGATACGGAATATAAGCCTTTGAATGGCTTGCTTGTtggcaaaatatttttatcaacatTGTTCATTGCTGGTTTTGTATGTAAAATATCTGAAATTCGCTTATTCCCTTCTTTTATATTACTCCACATATTAGTGGGCGGAATTATGCTGCTATGTGTATTGATAGCTTGGGGCTATGAAAACAGAGAACTGGTTGTTAAGATGCACAGAAAAATTATGAATAAGGAAGAAAAGCTGTCAGTTGATTAA
- the LOC101742661 gene encoding ragulator complex protein LAMTOR4 homolog isoform X2: MAVLAIFSLPIQLYKTNKEIQEIEVGAIMDKIPDQIGYLVLTEDGAVLESGGELENDERIATIITDLITLSNEVDSVAFGPSENFKKISITFDDHWYIICLSNKKIYVVKRNIHTPLRESNEINV; this comes from the exons ATGGCTGTATTGGCTATCTTTTCTTTGCCAATCCAAttgtacaaaacaaacaaagaaatccaGGAAATTGAAGTGGGTG CTATAATGGATAAAATTCCAGACCAAATCGGCTACCTGGTGTTGACAGAGGACGGTGCTGTCCTTGAATCTGGTGGAGAACTTGAGAACGACGAACGTATCGCAACTATAATAACTGATCTCATCACCCTATCTAATGA ggTTGATTCAGTTGCATTTGGACCAAGTGAGAATTTTAAGAAGATTTCGATAACGTTTGATGATCATTGGTATATTATCTGTCTATCTAATAAAAAGATTTATGTTGTAAAACGCAATATACATACTCCACTCAGAGaaagtaatgaaattaatgtgtag